A portion of the Chromobacterium sp. IIBBL 290-4 genome contains these proteins:
- a CDS encoding replication endonuclease, with the protein MSGIHSLLIPNSAYLQPRLHGVPSALAESLRDEWFARLSKPETPASWLRNPEANAWLNMTTEAIREIGMPRRLLLDEHDILEKAKALARRASWLRGHGASLADVEALAGLYHLHIPDWTRQPHTEESVWTRAADPSFWRRQIRTAHARLAERGARLAGRVHNRAGLYASDDAVRRKRARKRRNNELLSTLLVVNELGQEFSLADLAAVSPSNPLIRRAELMVRLRGFETYAKEQGHACDFYTLTCPGSFHARLSKSGAPNPNYEAKIGPREAQAHLQKVWARARAKLHRKGIRVYGFRVAEPHHDGTPHWHMVLFFDEAERKTIRRIIRDYALQVEPTEKGAWLRRCTFKRIDMIHGSACGYVAKYISKNVDGRASSGGDLPDYDGESNPSNPARFCETALRVEAWAGWGIRQFQQIGCIPVTVWRELRRLDADEVRTELAPLVRAADASDWAEYIRLQGGAQIKRGELKCRPYRDPLTNRYGEESSTVRGVELQLGMHPVLNVPVSDITISRIHTWTISNALFGSAAADDDHAYSAEARSRGGVSRPWTRVNNCTQSPKSGMDRSIFREQLLDEWDIQQTEPSEYPPGSTWIH; encoded by the coding sequence TTGAGCGGCATCCATTCCTTGCTGATTCCGAACAGCGCATATCTTCAACCCCGGCTGCACGGGGTGCCGTCTGCGCTGGCGGAGTCTCTTCGTGATGAGTGGTTCGCTCGGCTCTCCAAGCCCGAAACGCCCGCATCGTGGCTGCGCAACCCCGAAGCCAATGCATGGCTGAACATGACCACAGAGGCCATCCGCGAAATCGGCATGCCTCGCCGCTTGCTACTGGACGAACATGACATTCTTGAAAAGGCGAAGGCACTTGCTCGGCGTGCGAGTTGGTTGCGGGGGCATGGCGCTTCCCTTGCTGATGTCGAAGCGTTGGCCGGACTCTACCATCTTCACATACCGGACTGGACACGACAGCCGCACACGGAAGAAAGCGTATGGACCCGCGCCGCTGACCCATCATTCTGGCGTCGCCAGATTAGGACGGCTCACGCTCGTCTTGCGGAGCGAGGAGCCCGACTTGCCGGACGTGTGCATAATCGCGCCGGATTATACGCCTCCGACGATGCCGTAAGACGCAAGCGCGCCCGCAAGCGCCGCAATAATGAATTGCTGTCCACGCTCCTGGTCGTGAATGAGCTTGGACAAGAATTCAGTCTTGCCGACTTGGCTGCAGTTTCGCCATCCAATCCACTCATTCGCCGCGCGGAACTGATGGTCAGACTACGCGGCTTTGAAACCTACGCAAAAGAGCAGGGCCACGCCTGTGACTTCTACACCCTAACTTGTCCCGGCTCCTTTCATGCGCGCCTTTCCAAGTCCGGTGCGCCGAATCCCAACTATGAAGCCAAAATCGGGCCGCGTGAGGCGCAGGCGCATTTACAGAAAGTCTGGGCGCGGGCACGGGCCAAGCTCCACCGCAAGGGCATCCGCGTTTACGGCTTCCGGGTAGCTGAGCCGCACCATGACGGGACGCCGCATTGGCATATGGTGCTGTTCTTTGATGAAGCTGAGCGCAAGACGATTCGCCGCATCATTCGTGATTACGCATTGCAAGTCGAGCCTACAGAGAAGGGCGCATGGCTGCGTCGCTGCACCTTCAAGCGTATCGACATGATTCACGGCTCCGCCTGCGGCTATGTCGCCAAATACATTTCCAAGAACGTTGACGGTCGCGCCTCGTCCGGTGGCGATTTGCCTGACTATGACGGCGAATCCAACCCATCCAACCCGGCCAGATTCTGCGAAACCGCGCTGCGGGTTGAGGCATGGGCTGGCTGGGGCATTCGACAGTTTCAGCAAATCGGCTGCATACCGGTCACGGTTTGGCGTGAACTGCGGCGCTTGGATGCGGATGAAGTGCGCACTGAGCTGGCGCCCTTGGTGCGCGCCGCCGACGCCAGCGACTGGGCGGAGTACATCCGCTTGCAAGGTGGGGCGCAAATCAAGCGCGGTGAATTGAAATGCCGTCCTTACCGTGACCCGCTGACGAATCGCTACGGCGAAGAATCGTCAACCGTGCGCGGCGTGGAGTTGCAACTCGGCATGCATCCCGTTCTAAACGTCCCGGTATCGGACATCACGATTTCCCGCATCCACACATGGACGATCAGTAATGCGCTATTCGGTTCCGCTGCGGCTGACGACGACCACGCCTACAGCGCGGAAGCGCGAAGCCGTGGCGGCGTTAGCCGCCCTTGGACTCGTGTCAATAACTGTACGCAATCGCCGAAATCGGGAATGGACCGCTCCATCTTTCGGGAACAGTTATTAGACGAATGGGACATTCAGCAAACTGAGCCTTCCGAATATCCACCCGGTTCAACTTGGATTCATTAA
- a CDS encoding helix-turn-helix domain-containing protein — MRQSVDYLKEAMEKLGESSQAKAARALKITPTALSRYLSGERTMDEFTCIMVAKVLEINGIDIIAAAQMEREKDAERRAIWEDFRKQLGVKTGIVGLAAILMMGSPAPVKASGRFLAKTQDVVLEVHSTSILCQIKDADDSDDPDTPNLSSRTGFSTYPNL, encoded by the coding sequence ATGCGACAAAGCGTTGACTATCTGAAAGAGGCAATGGAAAAGCTGGGTGAGAGCAGTCAGGCGAAGGCTGCAAGGGCATTGAAAATCACCCCGACAGCTCTAAGTCGTTATTTGTCAGGCGAGCGAACCATGGATGAGTTCACATGCATCATGGTTGCAAAAGTGCTTGAAATTAATGGCATAGACATCATTGCCGCAGCTCAGATGGAGCGAGAGAAGGACGCAGAAAGGCGAGCAATTTGGGAGGATTTTCGGAAACAGCTCGGTGTCAAGACGGGAATCGTCGGGCTGGCCGCAATTTTGATGATGGGGAGTCCTGCCCCGGTTAAAGCGTCTGGTAGATTTTTGGCGAAAACACAAGATGTAGTGTTGGAAGTTCATTCAACATCTATATTATGTCAAATCAAGGATGCGGACGATTCTGATGATCCCGACACGCCGAACCTGTCTTCTCGTACAGGTTTTAGTACGTATCCAAATCTGTAG
- a CDS encoding G5P family DNA-binding protein, with protein MIVVEVEKADVAERSGVGEKGPWKIRNQIVYGHLMDPETATLKRYPTEIKVRLQDDQRPYVPGYYMLSPTSIFADRYDAFAVDCDLVTVEEYQRLVSLAIAQRIPKAEQHKPEGKGA; from the coding sequence ATGATCGTTGTTGAAGTTGAAAAAGCTGATGTTGCTGAGCGCTCTGGCGTTGGTGAAAAAGGCCCGTGGAAGATTCGCAATCAAATCGTTTACGGCCACCTGATGGACCCGGAAACCGCCACCCTCAAGCGCTACCCGACAGAAATCAAAGTCCGCTTGCAGGACGATCAACGCCCCTATGTGCCGGGCTATTACATGCTTTCGCCGACCTCGATCTTCGCTGACCGCTACGACGCCTTCGCAGTGGATTGCGATTTGGTCACCGTCGAGGAATACCAGCGCTTGGTTAGCCTGGCCATTGCCCAGCGCATCCCCAAGGCAGAGCAGCACAAGCCTGAAGGCAAGGGGGCTTAA